A single genomic interval of Oryzias latipes chromosome 3, ASM223467v1 harbors:
- the sema6d gene encoding semaphorin-6D isoform X4 — MGQRAALLLSELLLLLLTASRSLLAVSFPEDVAPLDVVDAHFSRRYPVFRGRPSANESQHRLDFQLMTKIQDTLFIAGRDQVYLVSLRESYRNEIIPYRKLTWRSGQDDRDMCAVKGKHRDECHNFIKVLVPRNDDLVFICGTNGFNPMCRYYRLDNLEFDGEEINGLARCPFDSKQTNVALFAEGKLYSATVADFQASDSVIYRSMGDGSALRTIKYDSKWLKEPHFLHAAEYGNYVYFFYREIAVEHSNLGKVVYSRVARICKNDVGGSQRVLEKHWTSFVKARFNCSVPGESFFYFDVLQSITDIININGVPSVVGVFTTQMNSIPGSAVCAFSMADIEKVFWGRFKEQKTPDSVWTPFPEEKLPKPRPGSCAGHGPAASFKSSIEFPDETLQFIKSHPLMDTAVPSTGDEPWFTKTRVRYRLTALAVDNEAGPHKNYTVVFIGAESGVILKVLAKTSPMLLNDSLLLEEIDVFNKAKCLSNHDDDKRVLSLHVDKDAHSLYVAFSSCVIRIPLSRCERHSSCHKSCIASRDPYCGWRSHGACERIQPGVLTGYEQDVELGNTAHLGDCHGVVNNQLGDTNQMVHMNILITCVFAAFLMGALLAGLIVFCYRDSFLRKPRRVHKDAESDAPSCSDSAGSFVKLNGLFDSPVKEYQTNMDSPKLYTNLLSNGKDLNTSNGDTKTMILRDGCQPPELAALPTPESTPVLQQKGLQPIKNQWERAHGKVSGSHKESNSSAKSPQFLLSSPAPANPHHPHLGLGHSHIPSAVVLPNATHEHQNTDNEDEPLPHSSEKKLKNIDAKGGRRDQKRSVDARNTLNDLLKHLNDSVANPKAIFQEGSGPHQRPQLTLEPMEELTEMPPKVPSREASLYSPSSSLPRHSPTKRVDVPMPTTPTTPTGSLSMGGTLERQRGGYQLHRSASHRQSLSTSPNVTMGVSVSRQQSMNRGGYMPPTPPSRLDSHGALVASGMHTPNPSSLSRQSSYSGHGSLPRTGVKRTPSIKPDVPPKPNGFSPQTPQMRVVNKYSY, encoded by the exons ATGGGCCAGAGAGCTGCGCTACTGCTCAGTGAGCTTCTGCTACTGTTGCTGACAGCCTCGCGCTCTCTCCTCGCAGTCAGCTTCCCAGAGGATGTGGCGCCCCTCGATGTCGTTGACGCACATT TTTCCCGGAGGTACCCCGTGTTCAGAGGCAGGCCCTCTGCGAACGAGTCCCAGCATCGCCTTGACTTTCAGCTGATGACCAAGATACAGGACACTCTGTTCATTGCTGGCAG AGATCAGGTGTACCTAGTCAGTCTGAGAGAATCCTACAGGAATGAGATCATTCCTTACCGG AAGTTAACATGGCGGTCGGGCCAAGATGACAGAGATATGTGTGCTGTTAAGGGAAAACACAGG GACGAGTGCCACAACTTCATCAAAGTGTTGGTCCCCAGAAACGATGACCTGGTCTTTATCTGTGGTACGAACGGCTTTAACCCCATGTGCAGATACTACAGG CTGGATAACCTCGAGTTTGATGGCGAAGAGATCAATGGTTTGGCACGGTGCCCATTTGACTCCAAGCAAACCAATGTTGCCCTATTTGCCG agggAAAGCTGTATTCTGCAACTGTGGCCGACTTCCAAGCCAGTGATTCTGTAATCTATCGCAGTATGGGTGATGGATCAGCTTTAAGAACCATCAAATACGACTCCAAATGGTTAAAAG AACCTCATTTCCTGCATGCAGCCGAGTATGGGAACTATGTGTATTTTTTCTACCGAGAGATTGCAGTGGAGCACAGCAATTTGGGGAAG GTTGTGTATTCCAGAGTGGCTCGGATCTGTAAAAATGACGTGGGAGGGTCACAGCGGGTGCTGGAGAAGCACTGGACGTCCTTTGTGAAGGCGAGGTTCAACTGTTCAGTGCCAGGGGAGTCATTCTTCTACTTTGACGTGCTCCAGTCCATCACTGACATCATCAACATCAACGGAGTCCCCTCAGTGGTCGGGGTTTTCACCACACAGATGAACAG CATCCCAGGCTCAGCTGTCTGTGCCTTCTCCATGGCCGACATAGAGAAAGTGTTCTGGGGGCGCTTCAAAGAGCAGAAGACCCCAGACTCTGTGTGGACTCCATTTCCTGAAGAAAAACTACCCAAACCCAG ACCGGGAAGCTGTGCAGGTCACGGTCCAGCTGCGTCCTTTAAGAGCTCTATCGAGTTCCCGGATGAAACCCTGCAGTTCATCAAGTCCCACCCCCTCATGGACACAGCAGTGCCTTCTACCGGGGATGAACCTTGGTTCACCAAGACGCGTGTCCG GTACAGACTAACAGCACTGGCTGTGGACAATGAAGCTGGACCTCACAAGAACTACACAGTGGTGTTTATCGGTGCTGAATCAGGGGTCATCCTCAAGGTTTTGGCTAAGACTTCCCCCATGCTCTTGAATGACAGCCTGCTCCTGGAGGAGATAGATGTCTTCAATAAGGCCAA GTGTCTGTCTAATCATGACGATGACAAGCGTGTCCTCTCGCTGCACGTGGACAAGGACGCACACAGCCTTTATGTCGCCTTTTCGAGTTGTGTAATCCGCATTCCGCTGAGTCGCTGCGAAAGGCATTCTTCTTGCCACAA GTCTTGCATTGCATCAAGGGATCCATACTGTGGCTGGAGGTCTCACGGTGCTTGTGAGAGGATACAGCCGGGTGTTTT aacTGGATATGAGCAAGACGTTGAATTAGGAAATACTGCCCATCTTGGAGACTGCCATG GCGTGGTGAATAACCAATTAGGCGATACCAACCAGATGGTTCACATGAACATCCTCATCACCTGCGTCTTTGCTGCGTTTCTTATGGGAGCTCTACTGGCTGGTCTGATAGTGTTCTGCTACCGGGACTCGTTTCTACGCAAACCAAGACGCGTGCACAAGGATGCAGAGTCTGACGCACCATCTTGCTCTGATTCTGCTGGAAGTTTTGTCAAGCTCAATGGCCTTTTTGACAGTCCTGTAAAG gaGTACCAAACAAACATGGATTCTCCTAAACTGTACACCAACCTGCTGAGTAATGGCAAAGACTTGAATACATCCAATGGTGACACCAAGACGATGATCCTACGGGATGGATGTCAGCCACCAGAACTAGCTGCTCTACCCACACCGGAGTCTACACCAGTTCTCCAGCAGAAAGGCCTACAGCCTATAAAGAACCAATGGGAGAGGGCTCATGGGAAGGTCAGCGGGTCCCACAAGGAGTCTAATTCATCAGCAAAGAGTCCACAGTTCCTTCTCTCTTCTCCCGCCCCTGCCAATCCCCACCACCCTCACCTTGGTCTGGGACATTCTCATATTCCCAGTGCGGTTGTCTTGCCAAATGCCACCCATGAGCATCAGAACACTGACAACGAGGATGAACCTCTGCCTCATTCTTCTGAAAAGAAGTTGAAGAATATAGATGCTAAAGGGGGTAGAAGAGATCAGAAGAGGTCTGTGGATGCCAGAAATACTTTAAATGATCTTTTAAAACACCTCAATGACTCTGTGGCAAACCCCAAGGCCATTTTCCAAGAGGGGTCAGGGCCCCACCAAAGGCCACAGCTCACACTGGAGCCCATGGAGGAATTGACTGAAATGCCTCCCAAGGTGCCCAGTCGTGAGGCTTCCTTgtactctccctcctcctccttgccAAGGCACAGCCCTACAAAGAGGGTTGATGTGCCCATGCCCACGACTCCCACCACACCAACAGGAAGTCTGAGCATGGGGGGCACATTGGAGAGACAAAGAGGTGGTTATCAACTCCATCGGAGTGCTTCTCACAGGCAGTCCTTATCCACCTCACCAAATGTGACCATGGGGGTATCTGTATCTCGCCAACAGAGTATGAACAGAGGAGGTTACATGCCCCCGACGCCCCCATCAAGACTTGATTCCCATGGTGCACTAGTAGCATCAGGAATGCACACACCCAACCCTTCTTCTTTGTCACGGCAGAGCAGCTACAGTGGTCATGGCTCACTCCCCCGCACTGGGGTTAAACGGACCCCTTCTATAAAGCCAGATGTACCCCCAAAACCAAATGGATTTTCTCCACAGACTCCACAAATGAGAGTGGTCAACAAGTACAGTTATTAG
- the sema6d gene encoding semaphorin-6D isoform X2, with product MGQRAALLLSELLLLLLTASRSLLAVSFPEDVAPLDVVDAHFSRRYPVFRGRPSANESQHRLDFQLMTKIQDTLFIAGRDQVYLVSLRESYRNEIIPYRKLTWRSGQDDRDMCAVKGKHRDECHNFIKVLVPRNDDLVFICGTNGFNPMCRYYRLDNLEFDGEEINGLARCPFDSKQTNVALFAEGKLYSATVADFQASDSVIYRSMGDGSALRTIKYDSKWLKEPHFLHAAEYGNYVYFFYREIAVEHSNLGKVVYSRVARICKNDVGGSQRVLEKHWTSFVKARFNCSVPGESFFYFDVLQSITDIININGVPSVVGVFTTQMNSIPGSAVCAFSMADIEKVFWGRFKEQKTPDSVWTPFPEEKLPKPRPGSCAGHGPAASFKSSIEFPDETLQFIKSHPLMDTAVPSTGDEPWFTKTRVRYRLTALAVDNEAGPHKNYTVVFIGAESGVILKVLAKTSPMLLNDSLLLEEIDVFNKAKCLSNHDDDKRVLSLHVDKDAHSLYVAFSSCVIRIPLSRCERHSSCHKSCIASRDPYCGWRSHGACERIQPGVLTGYEQDVELGNTAHLGDCHDMELSSAPVTAQPSGPIHPPVLISTHSPGAEPGSGSVPKDDPTTSHSLKSFPGVPEGVVNNQLGDTNQMVHMNILITCVFAAFLMGALLAGLIVFCYRDSFLRKPRRVHKDAESDAPSCSDSAGSFVKLNGLFDSPVKEYQTNMDSPKLYTNLLSNGKDLNTSNGDTKTMILRDGCQPPELAALPTPESTPVLQQKGLQPIKNQWERAHGKVSGSHKESNSSAKSPQFLLSSPAPANPHHPHLGLGHSHIPSAVVLPNATHEHQNTDNEDEPLPHSSEKKLKNIDAKGGRRDQKRSVDARNTLNDLLKHLNDSVANPKAIFQEGSGPHQRPQLTLEPMEELTEMPPKVPSREASLYSPSSSLPRHSPTKRVDVPMPTTPTTPTGSLSMGGTLERQRGGYQLHRSASHRQSLSTSPNVTMGVSVSRQQSMNRGGYMPPTPPSRLDSHGALVASGMHTPNPSSLSRQSSYSGHGSLPRTGVKRTPSIKPDVPPKPNGFSPQTPQMRVVNKYSY from the exons ATGGGCCAGAGAGCTGCGCTACTGCTCAGTGAGCTTCTGCTACTGTTGCTGACAGCCTCGCGCTCTCTCCTCGCAGTCAGCTTCCCAGAGGATGTGGCGCCCCTCGATGTCGTTGACGCACATT TTTCCCGGAGGTACCCCGTGTTCAGAGGCAGGCCCTCTGCGAACGAGTCCCAGCATCGCCTTGACTTTCAGCTGATGACCAAGATACAGGACACTCTGTTCATTGCTGGCAG AGATCAGGTGTACCTAGTCAGTCTGAGAGAATCCTACAGGAATGAGATCATTCCTTACCGG AAGTTAACATGGCGGTCGGGCCAAGATGACAGAGATATGTGTGCTGTTAAGGGAAAACACAGG GACGAGTGCCACAACTTCATCAAAGTGTTGGTCCCCAGAAACGATGACCTGGTCTTTATCTGTGGTACGAACGGCTTTAACCCCATGTGCAGATACTACAGG CTGGATAACCTCGAGTTTGATGGCGAAGAGATCAATGGTTTGGCACGGTGCCCATTTGACTCCAAGCAAACCAATGTTGCCCTATTTGCCG agggAAAGCTGTATTCTGCAACTGTGGCCGACTTCCAAGCCAGTGATTCTGTAATCTATCGCAGTATGGGTGATGGATCAGCTTTAAGAACCATCAAATACGACTCCAAATGGTTAAAAG AACCTCATTTCCTGCATGCAGCCGAGTATGGGAACTATGTGTATTTTTTCTACCGAGAGATTGCAGTGGAGCACAGCAATTTGGGGAAG GTTGTGTATTCCAGAGTGGCTCGGATCTGTAAAAATGACGTGGGAGGGTCACAGCGGGTGCTGGAGAAGCACTGGACGTCCTTTGTGAAGGCGAGGTTCAACTGTTCAGTGCCAGGGGAGTCATTCTTCTACTTTGACGTGCTCCAGTCCATCACTGACATCATCAACATCAACGGAGTCCCCTCAGTGGTCGGGGTTTTCACCACACAGATGAACAG CATCCCAGGCTCAGCTGTCTGTGCCTTCTCCATGGCCGACATAGAGAAAGTGTTCTGGGGGCGCTTCAAAGAGCAGAAGACCCCAGACTCTGTGTGGACTCCATTTCCTGAAGAAAAACTACCCAAACCCAG ACCGGGAAGCTGTGCAGGTCACGGTCCAGCTGCGTCCTTTAAGAGCTCTATCGAGTTCCCGGATGAAACCCTGCAGTTCATCAAGTCCCACCCCCTCATGGACACAGCAGTGCCTTCTACCGGGGATGAACCTTGGTTCACCAAGACGCGTGTCCG GTACAGACTAACAGCACTGGCTGTGGACAATGAAGCTGGACCTCACAAGAACTACACAGTGGTGTTTATCGGTGCTGAATCAGGGGTCATCCTCAAGGTTTTGGCTAAGACTTCCCCCATGCTCTTGAATGACAGCCTGCTCCTGGAGGAGATAGATGTCTTCAATAAGGCCAA GTGTCTGTCTAATCATGACGATGACAAGCGTGTCCTCTCGCTGCACGTGGACAAGGACGCACACAGCCTTTATGTCGCCTTTTCGAGTTGTGTAATCCGCATTCCGCTGAGTCGCTGCGAAAGGCATTCTTCTTGCCACAA GTCTTGCATTGCATCAAGGGATCCATACTGTGGCTGGAGGTCTCACGGTGCTTGTGAGAGGATACAGCCGGGTGTTTT aacTGGATATGAGCAAGACGTTGAATTAGGAAATACTGCCCATCTTGGAGACTGCCATG ACATGGAGTTGTCATCTGCGCCAGTCACTGCCCAGCCCAGTGGGCCCATACACCCCCCAGTACTCATATCCACTCACAGCCCAGGTGCTGAGCCTGGCTCAGGCTCTGTGCCGAAGGACGACCCAACCACCTCCCATTCTTTAAAATCTTTCCCAGGGGTGCCAGAGG GCGTGGTGAATAACCAATTAGGCGATACCAACCAGATGGTTCACATGAACATCCTCATCACCTGCGTCTTTGCTGCGTTTCTTATGGGAGCTCTACTGGCTGGTCTGATAGTGTTCTGCTACCGGGACTCGTTTCTACGCAAACCAAGACGCGTGCACAAGGATGCAGAGTCTGACGCACCATCTTGCTCTGATTCTGCTGGAAGTTTTGTCAAGCTCAATGGCCTTTTTGACAGTCCTGTAAAG gaGTACCAAACAAACATGGATTCTCCTAAACTGTACACCAACCTGCTGAGTAATGGCAAAGACTTGAATACATCCAATGGTGACACCAAGACGATGATCCTACGGGATGGATGTCAGCCACCAGAACTAGCTGCTCTACCCACACCGGAGTCTACACCAGTTCTCCAGCAGAAAGGCCTACAGCCTATAAAGAACCAATGGGAGAGGGCTCATGGGAAGGTCAGCGGGTCCCACAAGGAGTCTAATTCATCAGCAAAGAGTCCACAGTTCCTTCTCTCTTCTCCCGCCCCTGCCAATCCCCACCACCCTCACCTTGGTCTGGGACATTCTCATATTCCCAGTGCGGTTGTCTTGCCAAATGCCACCCATGAGCATCAGAACACTGACAACGAGGATGAACCTCTGCCTCATTCTTCTGAAAAGAAGTTGAAGAATATAGATGCTAAAGGGGGTAGAAGAGATCAGAAGAGGTCTGTGGATGCCAGAAATACTTTAAATGATCTTTTAAAACACCTCAATGACTCTGTGGCAAACCCCAAGGCCATTTTCCAAGAGGGGTCAGGGCCCCACCAAAGGCCACAGCTCACACTGGAGCCCATGGAGGAATTGACTGAAATGCCTCCCAAGGTGCCCAGTCGTGAGGCTTCCTTgtactctccctcctcctccttgccAAGGCACAGCCCTACAAAGAGGGTTGATGTGCCCATGCCCACGACTCCCACCACACCAACAGGAAGTCTGAGCATGGGGGGCACATTGGAGAGACAAAGAGGTGGTTATCAACTCCATCGGAGTGCTTCTCACAGGCAGTCCTTATCCACCTCACCAAATGTGACCATGGGGGTATCTGTATCTCGCCAACAGAGTATGAACAGAGGAGGTTACATGCCCCCGACGCCCCCATCAAGACTTGATTCCCATGGTGCACTAGTAGCATCAGGAATGCACACACCCAACCCTTCTTCTTTGTCACGGCAGAGCAGCTACAGTGGTCATGGCTCACTCCCCCGCACTGGGGTTAAACGGACCCCTTCTATAAAGCCAGATGTACCCCCAAAACCAAATGGATTTTCTCCACAGACTCCACAAATGAGAGTGGTCAACAAGTACAGTTATTAG
- the sema6d gene encoding semaphorin-6D isoform X3, whose product MGQRAALLLSELLLLLLTASRSLLAVSFPEDVAPLDVVDAHFSRRYPVFRGRPSANESQHRLDFQLMTKIQDTLFIAGRDQVYLVSLRESYRNEIIPYRKLTWRSGQDDRDMCAVKGKHRDECHNFIKVLVPRNDDLVFICGTNGFNPMCRYYRLDNLEFDGEEINGLARCPFDSKQTNVALFAEGKLYSATVADFQASDSVIYRSMGDGSALRTIKYDSKWLKEPHFLHAAEYGNYVYFFYREIAVEHSNLGKVVYSRVARICKNDVGGSQRVLEKHWTSFVKARFNCSVPGESFFYFDVLQSITDIININGVPSVVGVFTTQMNSIPGSAVCAFSMADIEKVFWGRFKEQKTPDSVWTPFPEEKLPKPRPGSCAGHGPAASFKSSIEFPDETLQFIKSHPLMDTAVPSTGDEPWFTKTRVRYRLTALAVDNEAGPHKNYTVVFIGAESGVILKVLAKTSPMLLNDSLLLEEIDVFNKAKCLSNHDDDKRVLSLHVDKDAHSLYVAFSSCVIRIPLSRCERHSSCHKSCIASRDPYCGWRSHGACERIQPGVLTGYEQDVELGNTAHLGDCHAFLGSTSVPDFKPFGDPTSGVVNNQLGDTNQMVHMNILITCVFAAFLMGALLAGLIVFCYRDSFLRKPRRVHKDAESDAPSCSDSAGSFVKLNGLFDSPVKEYQTNMDSPKLYTNLLSNGKDLNTSNGDTKTMILRDGCQPPELAALPTPESTPVLQQKGLQPIKNQWERAHGKVSGSHKESNSSAKSPQFLLSSPAPANPHHPHLGLGHSHIPSAVVLPNATHEHQNTDNEDEPLPHSSEKKLKNIDAKGGRRDQKRSVDARNTLNDLLKHLNDSVANPKAIFQEGSGPHQRPQLTLEPMEELTEMPPKVPSREASLYSPSSSLPRHSPTKRVDVPMPTTPTTPTGSLSMGGTLERQRGGYQLHRSASHRQSLSTSPNVTMGVSVSRQQSMNRGGYMPPTPPSRLDSHGALVASGMHTPNPSSLSRQSSYSGHGSLPRTGVKRTPSIKPDVPPKPNGFSPQTPQMRVVNKYSY is encoded by the exons ATGGGCCAGAGAGCTGCGCTACTGCTCAGTGAGCTTCTGCTACTGTTGCTGACAGCCTCGCGCTCTCTCCTCGCAGTCAGCTTCCCAGAGGATGTGGCGCCCCTCGATGTCGTTGACGCACATT TTTCCCGGAGGTACCCCGTGTTCAGAGGCAGGCCCTCTGCGAACGAGTCCCAGCATCGCCTTGACTTTCAGCTGATGACCAAGATACAGGACACTCTGTTCATTGCTGGCAG AGATCAGGTGTACCTAGTCAGTCTGAGAGAATCCTACAGGAATGAGATCATTCCTTACCGG AAGTTAACATGGCGGTCGGGCCAAGATGACAGAGATATGTGTGCTGTTAAGGGAAAACACAGG GACGAGTGCCACAACTTCATCAAAGTGTTGGTCCCCAGAAACGATGACCTGGTCTTTATCTGTGGTACGAACGGCTTTAACCCCATGTGCAGATACTACAGG CTGGATAACCTCGAGTTTGATGGCGAAGAGATCAATGGTTTGGCACGGTGCCCATTTGACTCCAAGCAAACCAATGTTGCCCTATTTGCCG agggAAAGCTGTATTCTGCAACTGTGGCCGACTTCCAAGCCAGTGATTCTGTAATCTATCGCAGTATGGGTGATGGATCAGCTTTAAGAACCATCAAATACGACTCCAAATGGTTAAAAG AACCTCATTTCCTGCATGCAGCCGAGTATGGGAACTATGTGTATTTTTTCTACCGAGAGATTGCAGTGGAGCACAGCAATTTGGGGAAG GTTGTGTATTCCAGAGTGGCTCGGATCTGTAAAAATGACGTGGGAGGGTCACAGCGGGTGCTGGAGAAGCACTGGACGTCCTTTGTGAAGGCGAGGTTCAACTGTTCAGTGCCAGGGGAGTCATTCTTCTACTTTGACGTGCTCCAGTCCATCACTGACATCATCAACATCAACGGAGTCCCCTCAGTGGTCGGGGTTTTCACCACACAGATGAACAG CATCCCAGGCTCAGCTGTCTGTGCCTTCTCCATGGCCGACATAGAGAAAGTGTTCTGGGGGCGCTTCAAAGAGCAGAAGACCCCAGACTCTGTGTGGACTCCATTTCCTGAAGAAAAACTACCCAAACCCAG ACCGGGAAGCTGTGCAGGTCACGGTCCAGCTGCGTCCTTTAAGAGCTCTATCGAGTTCCCGGATGAAACCCTGCAGTTCATCAAGTCCCACCCCCTCATGGACACAGCAGTGCCTTCTACCGGGGATGAACCTTGGTTCACCAAGACGCGTGTCCG GTACAGACTAACAGCACTGGCTGTGGACAATGAAGCTGGACCTCACAAGAACTACACAGTGGTGTTTATCGGTGCTGAATCAGGGGTCATCCTCAAGGTTTTGGCTAAGACTTCCCCCATGCTCTTGAATGACAGCCTGCTCCTGGAGGAGATAGATGTCTTCAATAAGGCCAA GTGTCTGTCTAATCATGACGATGACAAGCGTGTCCTCTCGCTGCACGTGGACAAGGACGCACACAGCCTTTATGTCGCCTTTTCGAGTTGTGTAATCCGCATTCCGCTGAGTCGCTGCGAAAGGCATTCTTCTTGCCACAA GTCTTGCATTGCATCAAGGGATCCATACTGTGGCTGGAGGTCTCACGGTGCTTGTGAGAGGATACAGCCGGGTGTTTT aacTGGATATGAGCAAGACGTTGAATTAGGAAATACTGCCCATCTTGGAGACTGCCATG cttttttggGCAGTACTTCAGTGCCAGATTTCAAACCATTTGGTGACCCTACCTCTG GCGTGGTGAATAACCAATTAGGCGATACCAACCAGATGGTTCACATGAACATCCTCATCACCTGCGTCTTTGCTGCGTTTCTTATGGGAGCTCTACTGGCTGGTCTGATAGTGTTCTGCTACCGGGACTCGTTTCTACGCAAACCAAGACGCGTGCACAAGGATGCAGAGTCTGACGCACCATCTTGCTCTGATTCTGCTGGAAGTTTTGTCAAGCTCAATGGCCTTTTTGACAGTCCTGTAAAG gaGTACCAAACAAACATGGATTCTCCTAAACTGTACACCAACCTGCTGAGTAATGGCAAAGACTTGAATACATCCAATGGTGACACCAAGACGATGATCCTACGGGATGGATGTCAGCCACCAGAACTAGCTGCTCTACCCACACCGGAGTCTACACCAGTTCTCCAGCAGAAAGGCCTACAGCCTATAAAGAACCAATGGGAGAGGGCTCATGGGAAGGTCAGCGGGTCCCACAAGGAGTCTAATTCATCAGCAAAGAGTCCACAGTTCCTTCTCTCTTCTCCCGCCCCTGCCAATCCCCACCACCCTCACCTTGGTCTGGGACATTCTCATATTCCCAGTGCGGTTGTCTTGCCAAATGCCACCCATGAGCATCAGAACACTGACAACGAGGATGAACCTCTGCCTCATTCTTCTGAAAAGAAGTTGAAGAATATAGATGCTAAAGGGGGTAGAAGAGATCAGAAGAGGTCTGTGGATGCCAGAAATACTTTAAATGATCTTTTAAAACACCTCAATGACTCTGTGGCAAACCCCAAGGCCATTTTCCAAGAGGGGTCAGGGCCCCACCAAAGGCCACAGCTCACACTGGAGCCCATGGAGGAATTGACTGAAATGCCTCCCAAGGTGCCCAGTCGTGAGGCTTCCTTgtactctccctcctcctccttgccAAGGCACAGCCCTACAAAGAGGGTTGATGTGCCCATGCCCACGACTCCCACCACACCAACAGGAAGTCTGAGCATGGGGGGCACATTGGAGAGACAAAGAGGTGGTTATCAACTCCATCGGAGTGCTTCTCACAGGCAGTCCTTATCCACCTCACCAAATGTGACCATGGGGGTATCTGTATCTCGCCAACAGAGTATGAACAGAGGAGGTTACATGCCCCCGACGCCCCCATCAAGACTTGATTCCCATGGTGCACTAGTAGCATCAGGAATGCACACACCCAACCCTTCTTCTTTGTCACGGCAGAGCAGCTACAGTGGTCATGGCTCACTCCCCCGCACTGGGGTTAAACGGACCCCTTCTATAAAGCCAGATGTACCCCCAAAACCAAATGGATTTTCTCCACAGACTCCACAAATGAGAGTGGTCAACAAGTACAGTTATTAG